The Vibrio tarriae genome includes a window with the following:
- the sapC gene encoding putrescine export ABC transporter permease SapC, which translates to MLSDSIYQEEHIPTQFERFWRSFRANNLAMFGLWSLFFIALVTILSPWIAPYDPQMHSSVLLMPPSWEPEGTVDYFLGTDDLGRDILSRLIDGSQLSIGAAVLITLIATLIGGTIGALAGMTKGLLSSTLNHILDTVMSIPSLLLAIIFVAFLGAGEFNILLAIGLALIPRFIRSVYVAVHNEIEKDYVMAARLDGANQFYLLWHSIFPNVLPVIVAEITMALSIAILDITALGFLGLGAQSPSTEWGAMLGDSVELIYIAPWTVTLPGLAIMFTVVVINLVGDGARQALNAGVE; encoded by the coding sequence ATGTTAAGCGATAGTATTTATCAAGAAGAACATATTCCCACCCAGTTTGAGCGTTTCTGGCGTAGTTTTCGTGCCAACAATCTCGCCATGTTTGGCTTGTGGTCTTTGTTTTTTATTGCACTGGTGACGATTTTATCGCCTTGGATTGCTCCTTACGACCCGCAAATGCACTCGAGCGTGCTGCTAATGCCTCCTTCATGGGAGCCAGAAGGAACCGTTGACTATTTCCTTGGTACCGATGATTTGGGTCGCGATATTTTGTCTCGTCTTATCGATGGTTCACAACTCAGCATAGGCGCAGCCGTATTGATTACGCTGATTGCAACCCTAATCGGTGGAACAATTGGCGCGTTGGCAGGTATGACCAAAGGACTACTTTCTAGCACCCTAAACCATATTCTCGATACGGTAATGTCCATCCCCTCACTGCTACTGGCGATCATTTTTGTGGCTTTTTTGGGTGCTGGTGAATTCAACATATTACTGGCGATTGGTCTGGCACTGATCCCACGTTTTATTCGTTCTGTGTATGTCGCCGTACACAATGAAATCGAAAAAGATTATGTGATGGCGGCGCGTTTAGATGGTGCAAATCAATTTTATCTGCTTTGGCATTCGATATTCCCTAACGTTTTACCCGTCATTGTGGCTGAAATCACCATGGCACTCTCGATTGCGATTCTGGATATCACCGCGCTCGGATTTTTAGGGCTTGGTGCTCAATCGCCCAGTACAGAGTGGGGAGCGATGCTCGGTGATTCGGTAGAACTTATCTATATCGCTCCATGGACAGTGACTCTTCCCGGTTTAGCCATCATGTTCACTGTGGTCGTCATTAACTTGGTGGGTGATGGCGCACGCCAAGCCCTCAATGCGGGAGTCGAATAA
- a CDS encoding ABC transporter permease gives MFVYTVRKFNLFIITLLILTMVGYSLARFDPHSHWTLIGFWQGWSSYLVQLMELNFGLNKNGVPIIHELAVVFPATIELCAIAFILSLLIGIPIGTLAGMRQGKWLDTIISFISMSGYSAPIFWLALMMIMVFSLHFPIFPVAGRYDLLYQIEHITGFALIDAFLSQSAYRSQALQSVIEHLTLPCLVLALAPTTQVIGQMRASVAEVMNQNYIRAAKIKGLSNYEIVTQHVLRNAIPPMIPKFGVQLSSMLTLAIITESIFNWPGIGRWLLDALANRDFMSIQAGVIVVGTLVLTANILSDLIGAVANPLVRKEWYVKR, from the coding sequence ATGTTCGTATATACGGTCCGTAAATTTAACTTATTCATCATCACCTTGCTCATCCTGACTATGGTCGGCTATAGCTTGGCCAGATTTGACCCTCACTCACATTGGACGCTGATTGGCTTTTGGCAAGGGTGGTCGAGCTATTTGGTACAACTGATGGAGCTCAACTTTGGCCTGAATAAAAATGGAGTACCCATTATCCATGAGTTAGCCGTGGTATTTCCCGCAACCATTGAGCTGTGTGCCATTGCTTTCATCTTATCCCTGCTGATTGGCATTCCGATCGGCACTCTGGCCGGAATGCGGCAAGGAAAATGGCTGGACACCATTATCTCGTTCATTTCTATGTCTGGTTATTCAGCGCCCATTTTCTGGCTAGCACTGATGATGATCATGGTATTTTCGCTGCATTTCCCGATATTTCCTGTGGCAGGACGCTATGACTTGCTGTACCAAATTGAACACATTACTGGTTTTGCCTTGATTGATGCCTTTTTGTCGCAGTCGGCCTATCGCAGCCAAGCGCTACAAAGTGTGATAGAGCATTTAACGTTACCCTGCTTAGTTCTAGCACTCGCGCCAACCACGCAAGTGATCGGTCAAATGCGTGCTTCGGTTGCCGAAGTGATGAATCAAAACTACATTCGTGCAGCCAAAATTAAAGGCTTATCTAACTACGAAATCGTTACTCAGCACGTCTTACGCAATGCGATCCCACCGATGATCCCCAAATTTGGTGTTCAGCTTTCCAGCATGCTGACCTTAGCCATTATTACTGAATCGATCTTTAACTGGCCGGGCATTGGCCGTTGGTTATTGGATGCATTGGCAAACCGTGATTTTATGTCGATTCAAGCGGGCGTGATCGTCGTCGGTACTCTGGTCTTAACGGCCAATATACTCTCAGATTTGATTGGCGCGGTAGCTAACCCCTTGGTAAGGAAAGAGTGGTATGTTAAGCGATAG